A region from the Rhizoctonia solani chromosome 13, complete sequence genome encodes:
- a CDS encoding Retrotransposon gag protein: MSFDQMSDCELLDMVAKNMIILKKEFSQLQGAYKAQSDQLALLRAELEEYCNQSHNQHIFYSNQIQGATASIQAVQDQLLHMSTTCPTAPPPPPAPSGTATSTNLPALSSPSSDLKFAKPNKFSGKKEDALNFIIASAGDWVCPYKERKVFRGEAVPLLEDIDVFWAKFTKHYVDTNCNEKYCQKWNNLQQKTSVQEYTQEFQQYSMSLGYSDETLCDKYYNGLKNDIKDIMFSTMFQWRRAMAQQVYNKAEEIANHIESTRLSNPSVSSSTACTSPNVISQSTPTPTCTCLNVGDNVYMINPTTCCAKKGAITSIVCTTSGNMPNVRWNGESKDTMIPFPSLKKDKHPAAAAPIKPIIAPTPVLASNAKGPGPMDLDGKGFASVMCHMCSGKGHFACNCPSKPMSGHVANIEWSWERPKEENCIEVILDEEESGKGKAKAN, encoded by the exons ATGTCTTTTGATCAGATGTCAGATTGTGAACTTCTTGATATGGTAGCCAAAAATATGATCATCCTGAAAAAAGAATTTTCACAATTGCAAGGTGCTTACAAGGCCCAAAGTGATCAATTAGCACTATTAAGGGCTGAACTGGAGGAATATTGCAATCAATCACATAATCAACACATTTTTTACTCcaatcaaatccaaggagccaCTGCGTCCATccaggctgtgcaagatcagctACTCCACATGTCCACCACTTGTCCCACggctccacctccacctcctgcaccttctggcactgccacctccaccaatctCCCTGCCCTGTCATCCCCAAGTTCTGATTTAAAGTTtgccaagcccaacaagTTTAGTGGCAAAAAAGAAGACGCCCTTAATTTTATCATTGCCT CTGCTGGAGACTGGGTTTGCCCATAcaaagaaaggaaggtgtttaGGGGTGAAGCGGTCCCCTTATTGGAAGACATTGATGTGTTTTGGGCCAAATTTACTAAGCACTATGTGGATACAAATTGCAATGAGAAGTATTGtcaaaaatggaacaacttGCAGCAAAAGACCTCAGTCCAAGAGTACACTCAAGAGTTCCAACAATACTCCATGTCCTTAGGCTATAGTGATGAGACTTTGTGTGACAAGTACTATAATGGCCTCAAAAATGAcatcaaggacatcatgTTCTCCaccatgttccaatggcgccGTGCTATGGCTCAGCAAGTTTACAACAAGGCAGAAGAAATTGCAAATCATATTGAATCTACACGTCTGTCCAATCCATCTGTCTCTTCCTCTACAGCTTGTACATCCCCAAACGTTATCTCCCAGTCCACTCCCACTCCTACCTGTACTTGCCTTAACGTAGGAGATAACGTTTACATGATCAATCCAACCACTTGTTgtgccaagaaaggcgctattACTTCCATTGTTTGCACAAcctctggcaatatgccaAACGTTAGGTGGAATGGAGAATCAAAAGATACTATGATTCCTTTCCCCTCCCtcaaaaaagacaaacatcctgctgctgctgcgccCATCAAGCCTATCATTGCTCCCACCCCTGTCCTAGCCTCAAATGCCAAAGGTCCAGGCCCAATGGACCTTGATGGAAAAGGCTTTGCAAGTGTCATGTGTCACATGTGCAGTGGTAAGGGACATTTTGCGTGTAATTGCCCCTcaaagcccatgtctggacatgtggctaatattgaatggtcttgggaaaggcccaAGGAAGAAAATTGTATTGAAGTCATTTTGGATGAAGAAGAGTCAGGaaaagggaaagccaaggccaattaa
- a CDS encoding Retrotransposable element Tf2 protein has product MASPILFVKKKNGKLHMCVDYWRLNSMIKKNVYPLPLPQNLIEKLQGAKIFSKFDLKAGYNLVQIKEGNKWKTAFKTKYGLFEYLVMPFGLTNAPAAFQDMMNEIFRDLLDVYVIIYLDNIVVFSLNKKDHKAHVREVLKRLQDNDLFCNIKKCHFHVKKIDYLGFIISEFGIEVNQSKVTDAMNWSVPKNVKNIQEFLGFVNFYRQFIPNFGNMAQPLYNLLKKDSLWKWESAEQQSFEGLKRCLTSAPLLLQPDTTKQFYVECNASDYTTGAILSQCNSEGKLAPVAYLSKSLSPAEKNYNIFDKELLAVIRAFKEWCHLLEGSELPVQVLTDHKNLEYFSTSQSLNKRQIRWANFLVDYNFQIIYRPGAQNKKADILSQRYDLVPLEGGVENQVLLKPELFISSITPDQEINDLIGEAIYKDNRLKEILDKLQNKEKVTDWELKEGLLWFQKKIFIPKNETIRNLILESRHDMLAAGHPGQARTLELVSRNYYWPSLKRFVNSYVSHCETCIQAKPTNQVPVGLLKPLQIPERPWEDIAYDMIVGLPVSEGFNAILTIIDQFSKMVYFIPTQSTSSAINIANLFVTYVWKLHGLPRSTILDRGPTFNAKFICHLYKRLDIKPVYSTAYHPQTDGQTEQIKQEAKIFIHMFGNH; this is encoded by the coding sequence ATGGCATCCCCCatattatttgtcaaaaagaaaaatgggaaactaCATATGTGTGTGGATTATTGGCGTCTGAATAGTATGATCAaaaagaacgtctacccccTGCCATTACCACAAAAcctcattgagaaactacAAGGTGCTAAGATCTTCAGCAAATTTGATCTTAAAGCAGGTTACAACTTagtccaaatcaaagaaggcaacaaatggaaaacagccttcaagaCAAAATACGGGCtatttgagtacttggttatgccttttggctTGACAAACGCGCCGGCAGCTTTTCAAGATatgatgaatgagatattcagAGACCTTTTGGATGTGTACGTCATCATATATCTGGACAATATCGTAGTCTTCTCCCTGAACAAAAAAGATCACAAAGCTCATGTGCGGGAGGTACTCAAGAGGCTACAGGACAATGACCTCTTTTGCAATATCAaaaaatgccacttccatgtcaaaAAGATTGATTACCTAGGGTTCATCATATCTGAATTTGGCATAGAGGTCAACCAATCTAAAGTCACTGATGCAATGAATTGGTCTGTTCCAAAGAATGTcaaaaacatccaagaattcctaggatttgtaaATTTTTACAGGCAATTTATTCctaattttggcaatatggcacaaccctTGTACAATCTGCTCAAAAAAGATAGCCTTTGGAAATGGGAGTCAGCGGAACAACAGTCTTTTGAAGGCCTAAAGAGATGTCTTACATCAGCACCATTACTGTTACAGCCAGACACAACAAAACAATTCTATGTAGAATGCAATGCATCAGACTACACCACTGGAGCTATATTATCCCAGTGCAACTCTGAAGGAAAATTGGCCCCAGTAGCCTACCTATCCAAGTCCTTGTCCCCAGCTGAGAAAAATTACAAcatctttgacaaggaactgttagcagtcattagggcattcAAAGAATGGTGTCATTTGCTGGAAGGATCTGAATtgccagtccaagttctaacaGATCATAAGAACTTGGAGTATTTTTCCACATCTCAATCCCTGAATAAACGTCAAATCAGATGGGCCAACTTCTTAGTTgactacaatttccaaattaTCTACAGACCTGGAGCACAAAATAAGAAGGCAGATATCCTCTCACAACGCTATGAtttagtaccccttgaagggggggtagagaaccaggttctcctgaaaccggaactttttATTTCATCTATTACCCCagatcaggaaatcaatgaCCTAATTGGTGAGGCAATTTACAAGGATAACCGGCTTAAGGAAATTTTGGATAAACttcagaacaaggaaaaggtcacAGATTGGGAACTGAAGGAAGGTTTACTATGGTTTCAAAAGAAGATATTCATACCAAAAAATGAAACCATTAGGAACCTCATTCTAgaatctaggcatgacatgttagccgcaggacatccaggacaagcTAGAACATTGGAACTGGTTTCTAGaaattactattggccttCCCTAAAAAGGTTTGTCAATTCCTATGTCAGCCATTGTGAAACCTGTATCCAAGCAAAACCAACAAACCAAGTACCTGTAGGCCTGTTAAAACCATTGCAAATTCCGGAACGTCCATGGGAAGACAttgcctatgacatgattgtgggactacCAGTTTCAGAAGGATTCAATGCCATCCTCACCATTATTGATCAATTTTCAAAAATGGTATATTTCATCCCCACACAGTCCACTTCATCTGCCATCAACATTGCAAATTTATTTGTTACATATGtatggaaactccatggccTGCCCAGAAGCACCATATTGGACAGAGGGCCTACTTTcaatgccaagtttatttGCCATCTGTATAAAAGACTAGATATCAAACCAGTGTACtctacagcctaccatccCCAAAcggatggacaaacagaacaaaTAAAACAGGAAGCCAAAATCTTCATCCAcatgtttgggaatcattga
- a CDS encoding Retrotransposable element Tf2 protein produces the protein MRIHPVFHINLLTKFHSDPHGQDPPQPAPIVTEEGEEEYEVEKILDSKWKEYRKARKLWYLVKWKGYDKGSNSWEPVDNVANAKEAKEDFHKEHPEAVGA, from the coding sequence atgcgcatacatccagtttTCCATATAAACCTCTTAACAAAGTTCCACTCTGATCCCCATGGACAAGATCCTCcccaacctgcacctattgtcacagaagaaggtgaggaGGAATATGAAGTAGAAAAAATCCTGGATAGCAAATGGAAAGAATACAGAAAGGCAAGAAAGTTATGGTACctggttaaatggaaaggatatgacaAAGGAAGCAATTCATGGGAGCCGGTTGATAATGTGGCCAATGCCAAAGAAGCAAAAGAAGATTTCCACAAGGAGCACCCTGAGGCAGtaggagcttga